Proteins from a genomic interval of Papaver somniferum cultivar HN1 chromosome 4, ASM357369v1, whole genome shotgun sequence:
- the LOC113274306 gene encoding histone H2A.Z-specific chaperone CHZ1-like has protein sequence MENGIPENPVVLPSKRKCTEDHEIEDMNKKNKPEIVNDGGEKNQNSEEKTLNGEEENHEKEEEEVNVKGKGVMISREDKGKGKLFVEDDGEEEVVVDRKGKGKMIVEDEDDSDDDDEFGGGELSDIDSDLSDDPLAEVDLDNILPSRTRRRVVPPPEEYRVDDLDDEDDSDDSDA, from the coding sequence atggagaatggAATTCCAGAAAATCCTGTTGTTCTCCCTTCGAAACGAAAATGTACAGAAGATCATGAAATTGAAGATATGAACAAGAAAAACAAACCAGAAATCGTGAACGACGGCGGAGAAAAGAATCAAAACAGCGAAGAAAAAACTttaaatggtgaagaagaaaatcatgaaaaagaagaagaagaagtgaatgtgAAAGGAAAAGGGGTTATGATTAGTAGAGaagataaagggaaggggaaattaTTTGTTGAAGATGATGGCGAAGAAGAGGTTGTTGTTGATAGGAAAGGGAAAGGGAAAATGATagttgaagatgaggatgataGCGATGACGATGATGAGTTTGGTGGTGGGGAGTTGTCTGATATAGATAGTGATTTATCTGATGATCCACTTGCTGAAGTTGATCTTGATAATATACTTCCTTCACGAACTAGAAGACGTGTTGTTCCACCACCTGAGGAGTATCGTGTTGATGAtttggatgatgaagatgatagtGATGATAGCGATGCTTGA